A single window of Salvia splendens isolate huo1 chromosome 6, SspV2, whole genome shotgun sequence DNA harbors:
- the LOC121808292 gene encoding traB domain-containing protein-like, which produces MYGLIRVSCPNHLAAASSTASTNSKRVLRLNPQLRSVAVSRRRVMDPPAPAAIGDFVNVDKEGRIPGEDDEDLPENESAISDSHNGYERRILPPELSKSVATLTCESAADGGVCDVYLVGTAHVSTESCEEVQAVIDFLKPQVVFLELCSSRVSILTPHDFKVPTTGEMVDMWKKNQNLFGILYSWFLAKVASQLEVLPGAEFRVAYEEAMKYGGKVILGDRAVQITLRRTWTKMPLWHKIKLLYSLLFQAVFLPSPEDLAKALKEMDDADMLTLVIQEMSKKFPSLMDTLVRERDQYMSAMLLKVAREHNSVVAVVGKGHVPGIQKNWEQPVELKQLLNINIPIEKRSISVVKILSSVGVTVAGVAIVTGIYLSIKK; this is translated from the exons ATGTACGGATTAATCCGAGTCAGTTGTCCAAACCACCTCGCCGCCGCCTCCAGCACCGCCAGCACCAACTCGAAACGGGTGCTCCGACTCAATCCACAGCTCAGATCCGTCGCCGTCTCTCGCCGGCGCGTGATGGATCCTCCGGCTCCCGCGGCGATCGGCGATTTTGTGAACGTCGACAAGGAGGGTAGGATCCCCGGCGAAGACGACGAGGATCTGCCTGAAAATGAGAGCGCGATTAGTGACAGTCACAACGGCTATGAGAGGAGAATTCTGCCGCCGGAGCTCTCGAAGAGTGTGGCTACGCTCACGTGCGAGTCGGCTGCGGACGGCGGCGTCTGCGATGTGTATTTGGTCGGAACCGCTCACGTTTCTACG GAATCTTGCGAAGAAGTTCAGGCTGTGATAGATTTCTTGAAACCACAG GTTGTATTTTTGGAGCTGTGCTCTAGCCGTGTTTCTATTCTTACGCCTCATGACTTCAAG GTGCCAACTACGGGAGAAATGGTGGACATGTGGAAGAAAAATCAAAATCTGTTTGGGATACTTTACAGCTGGTTTCTTGCTAAG GTTGCTAGTCAACTTGAAGTTCTGCCCGGTGCAGAGTTTCGAGTGGCATATGAAGAAGCCATGAAATATGGCGGCAAAGTTATACTAGGCGATCGAGCTGTCCAG ATTACGTTGCGGAGAACATGGACCAAGATGCCTCTTTGGCACAAGATAAAATTACTGTACTCCTTGCTGTTTCAAGCAGTTTTCTTGCCAAGCCCAGAAGATCTTGCGAAGGCG CTGAAGGAAATGGATGATGCTGACATGCTAACTCTAGTAATTCAGGAGATGAGCAAGAAGTTTCCTTCTCTTATGGACACCCTTGTCCGTGAGCGCGACCA ATATATGTCGGCTATGTTGCTAAAAGTAGCTCGTGAGCATAATTCAGTGGTAGCCGTCGTGGGAAAGGGCCACGTACCGGGAATCCAGAAGAACTGGGAACAGCCTGTTGAG CTGAAGCAACTGCTGAACATTAACATACCAATTGAAAAAAGATCGATTTCAGTGGTGAAGATACTTAGTTCTGTTGGAGTAACAGTTGCTGGGGTTGCTATAGTTACTGGCATTTATCTCTCCATCAAGAAATAG
- the LOC121809281 gene encoding uncharacterized protein LOC121809281 isoform X1 produces MLSGGDRRHHQPRLTEPSSYDASTTPRVLTVLSCVLEKLVARNDQLSGGGGKSLSAFHGVRSPAIGLDKYVERIYKYTSCSPSCFVVAFVYIDRLLHRYPDSLVVSLNVHRLLVTSVMIASKILDDESPLKPIQPKEMLYHFLSRNSDPVMDGDYQFTHLFPLSSFRRSILQPHKNPHTTSSINLLQDHHQKNFLKPTPPLLPLPPCNASLAIVRVSPDFATLLGLQQKLTPSRNNGFLNMLKLMQKIALQLYVAAERGASPSSGVSGIGDSTISDGGAGESELGGDLREDLGGNSELGSRGRRIEEILKELRPTAIHVEDISYQHAGHSGVAGSDGETHFN; encoded by the exons ATGTTATCCGGCGGAGATCGGCGGCACCACCAGCCGCGGCTGACGGAGCCGAGCAGCTACGACGCATCAACCACTCCGAGAGTCCTCACCGTCCTCTCCTGCGTTCTGGAGAAGCTCGTCGCTCGGAACGATCAAttgagcggcggcggcgggaagAGCCTGAGCGCGTTCCACGGCGTGCGATCACCGGCGATCGGGCTGGATAAGTACGTGGAGCGGATCTACAAGTACACCAGCTGCAGTCCGTCGTGCTTCGTGGTGGCGTTCGTGTACATCGATCGGCTGCTCCACCGCTATCCGGATTCGCTCGTGGTTTCGCTCAATGTTCATCGCTTGCTCGTCACCAGCGTCATGATTGCTTCCAAAATTCTCGATGATGA GTCTCCTCTTAAACCAATTCAGCCGAAGGAGATGCTATATCATTTCTTGTCTCGAAATTCGGATCCAGTAATGGATGGAGATTACCAATTTACCCATCTCTTCCCTCTTTCATCGTTCCGCCGCTCCATTCTTCAACCCCACAAAAATCCCCACACCACCTCATCGATAAATCTTCTCCAAGACCATCACCAAAAGAATTTCCTCAAACCAACCCCTCCtctccttcctcttcctccctgCAACGCGTCCCTTGCAATTGTTAGGGTTTCGCCCGATTTCGCAACCCTTCTGGGGTTGCAGCAGAAATTAACCCCATCTCGGAATAATGGATTCTTGAATATGTTGAAATTGATGCAGAAGATAGCCTTGCAATTGTATGTTGCAGCCGAGAGAGGTGCAAGCCCTAGCTCTGGTGTCTCAGGAATTGGGGATTCTACAATTAGTGATGGTGGAGCAGGGGAAAGTGAACTTGGTGGAGATTTGAGGGAGGATTTGGGGGGTAATAGCGAATTGGGTAGTAGGGGAAGGAGGATTGAGGAGATTTTGAAGGAGCTAAGGCCAACTGCAATACATGTTGAGGATATATCTTATCAGCATGCCGGCCATTCCGGGGTGGCCGGTAGCGATGGAGAGACGCATTTCAATTGA
- the LOC121808293 gene encoding peroxisome biogenesis protein 22-like: MAENSKDDLLQLIKRVGAFLSLKFSNFPRDMDSRSVGAIAGLTLALVFTWRLLRVPSEPQRRQSKRQAPPASSSGVSTAETVNASSLGAINPAGDSRTQNVIDEFFQPVKPSLGQIVRQQLSEGRKVTCRLLGVVLEESTPEELQKQATVRSSVLEVLLEITKFCDLYLMERVLDDESEKKVLVALEDAGVFTSGGLVKDKVLFCGRENGRTSFVRQLEPDWHIDSNPEITTQLARFIKYQLHISSVKLERPASNVFTAPSLEQFFGCV; the protein is encoded by the exons ATGGCTGAAAATTCCAAGGACGATCTTCTGCAGTTGATCAAACGTGTTGGAGCTTTCCTCTCTCTCAAGTTTTCCAATTTCCCCCGCGACATG GATTCACGATCAGTTGGGGCCATTGCAGGGCTAACACTTGCTTTAGTGTTTACTTGGAGATTATTGAGAGTACCTAGTGAACCTCAAAGAAGGCAATCAAAACGGCAAGCTCCGCCAGCAAGTAGTTCTGGTGTTAGTACTGCTGAGACAGTCAATGCTTCGTCCTTGGGGGCTATCAATCCTGCAGGTGATTCGAGAACCCAGAATGTTATCGATGAGTTCTTTCAGCCTGTAAAG CCATCCCTCGGACAGATTGTTAGGCAACAATTGAGTGAAGGAAGGAAG GTAACATGTAGGTTGCTAGGTGTTGTTCTTGAGGAGAGCACTCCCGAGGAACTACAG AAACAAGCAACTGTAAGGTCATCTGTGCTGGAGGTGCTGCTTGAGATCACAAAATTTTGTGATCTTTATCTGATGGAAAGGGTGCTCGACGATGAGAGTGAA AAGAAAGTCCTTGTGGCACTGGAAGATGCTGGGGTTTTTACATCAGGTGGCTTAGTCAAAGATAAG GTTCTTTTCTGCGGCAGGGAGAATGGACGAACATCTTTTGTCAGGCAATTAGAACCAGATTGGCACATAGACTCAAATCCTGAAATCACTACCCAGTTAGCT AGATTCATAAAATATCAGCTTCACATCTCATCTGTGAAGCTCGAACGACCTGCCTCTAATGTCTTTACAGCGCCATCCTTGGAACAATTCTTTGGATGTGTCTGA
- the LOC121809281 gene encoding cyclin-U1-1-like isoform X2: protein MLSGGDRRHHQPRLTEPSSYDASTTPRVLTVLSCVLEKLVARNDQLSGGGGKSLSAFHGVRSPAIGLDKYVERIYKYTSCSPSCFVVAFVYIDRLLHRYPDSLVVSLNVHRLLVTSVMIASKILDDEHYTNAFYARVGGVSNPELNKLELELLFLLDFEVTVSSRVFESYCQHLEKEMLCNERLPGITISLDDVTEIPVEDPPTPPPILVDS, encoded by the exons ATGTTATCCGGCGGAGATCGGCGGCACCACCAGCCGCGGCTGACGGAGCCGAGCAGCTACGACGCATCAACCACTCCGAGAGTCCTCACCGTCCTCTCCTGCGTTCTGGAGAAGCTCGTCGCTCGGAACGATCAAttgagcggcggcggcgggaagAGCCTGAGCGCGTTCCACGGCGTGCGATCACCGGCGATCGGGCTGGATAAGTACGTGGAGCGGATCTACAAGTACACCAGCTGCAGTCCGTCGTGCTTCGTGGTGGCGTTCGTGTACATCGATCGGCTGCTCCACCGCTATCCGGATTCGCTCGTGGTTTCGCTCAATGTTCATCGCTTGCTCGTCACCAGCGTCATGATTGCTTCCAAAATTCTCGATGATGA ACACTACACCAATGCATTCTACGCTCGAGTTGGAGGGGTGAGCAATCCGGAATTGAATAAACTAGAATTAGAGCTACTGTTTTTGTTAGATTTTGAGGTGACTGTCAGCTCTCGAGTCTTTGAGAGCTATTGCCAGCACTTGGAGAAGGAGATGCTATGCAATGAGAGGCTGCCGGGGATAACCATCTCTCTTGATGACGTCACTGAGATTCCCGTCGAAGACCCACCAACTCCACCACCCATCTTAGTCGACTCTTAG